One segment of Paenibacillus rhizovicinus DNA contains the following:
- a CDS encoding S-layer homology domain-containing protein, whose protein sequence is MSRLRMSFSFLIVFSLVTGAAAVGYAAPSAASQESSRFWASSTSDDWLAKGWLHGYADGTVRLGKSVSRAEFLAFVNRAFALTNAGPADYPDLRRDAWYDGDFAIALRAGYVDSIGGLMRPAQAVTREEGASMLASLLHLDLADEDVSAFKDGADIAAANRGAVAALFKIGVLNAFPEDGFKPAEPLTRAGAVAMIYAAWETGMAGN, encoded by the coding sequence ATGAGCCGATTACGAATGAGCTTCTCCTTCCTGATTGTCTTCAGTTTAGTGACCGGTGCCGCTGCTGTGGGCTATGCCGCCCCAAGCGCGGCATCCCAGGAATCCAGCCGTTTCTGGGCATCGTCGACATCGGATGATTGGCTGGCCAAAGGATGGCTGCACGGCTACGCCGACGGGACCGTCCGGCTGGGCAAGAGCGTCTCGCGTGCCGAGTTCCTCGCCTTCGTCAACCGCGCGTTTGCCTTAACGAATGCAGGCCCTGCGGATTATCCCGACCTTCGCCGGGATGCCTGGTACGACGGCGATTTCGCCATTGCTCTCCGGGCGGGATACGTCGACAGCATCGGCGGCCTGATGCGGCCCGCCCAGGCCGTCACCCGCGAGGAAGGCGCGTCCATGCTCGCCTCGCTGCTCCATCTCGACCTCGCGGACGAAGACGTATCCGCCTTCAAGGACGGCGCTGATATTGCCGCTGCCAACCGCGGGGCGGTAGCCGCGCTGTTCAAGATCGGGGTCCTGAACGCGTTCCCGGAAGACGGCTTCAAGCCGGCCGAGCCGCTCACGCGGGCTGGCGCCGTCGCCATGATCTATGCCGCTTGGGAGACGGGCATGGCCGGGAATTGA
- a CDS encoding SDR family oxidoreductase — protein sequence MKALFIGGTGIISSAITKQLSETGCELYLLNRGNRSGSLPKNVHVLQADINDEAHVAQLIADLNFDVVADFIAFRPAQLERDFRLFSGKTKQFIFISSASAYQKPLSDYRVSESTPLANPYWEYSRNKIACEEYLMKQYRENGFPITIVRPSHTYDERSIPLGVHGSKGSWQVAKRMLENKPVIIHGDGTSLWTMTHNGDFAQGFIGLMGNLHAIGESVQITSDETVTWNQIYAAIADALGVKLQAVHVSSSFLAACSQEDYTGGLIGDKANSVVFDNTKLKRLVPGFAATTRFDQGIKATVNHILAHPELQTEDPAFDAWCDKVIDALHGAAEAVKESLAMKE from the coding sequence ATGAAAGCGCTGTTTATCGGGGGAACGGGAATTATCAGTTCCGCGATCACGAAACAATTATCGGAGACCGGGTGCGAGCTGTATCTGCTGAACCGGGGCAATCGCAGCGGCAGTCTGCCGAAGAACGTGCACGTTCTTCAAGCGGACATCAACGACGAGGCGCATGTCGCGCAATTGATCGCGGATTTGAATTTCGACGTCGTGGCGGACTTTATCGCCTTCCGCCCTGCGCAGCTGGAGCGGGACTTCCGGCTGTTTAGCGGGAAAACGAAGCAGTTTATCTTCATCAGCTCGGCGTCGGCTTACCAGAAACCGCTGTCCGATTATCGGGTGTCCGAGAGCACGCCGCTCGCGAATCCCTACTGGGAATACTCCAGGAACAAGATTGCCTGCGAAGAATATCTGATGAAGCAGTACCGCGAGAACGGGTTTCCGATTACGATCGTCCGGCCGAGCCATACGTACGACGAGCGCTCCATTCCGCTTGGCGTGCATGGCAGCAAGGGCTCTTGGCAGGTCGCGAAGCGCATGCTCGAGAACAAGCCTGTCATTATACACGGCGATGGCACGTCCTTGTGGACGATGACGCACAACGGCGATTTTGCTCAAGGCTTCATCGGTCTCATGGGCAACCTGCATGCCATCGGAGAGTCGGTGCAAATTACGTCGGATGAAACGGTGACCTGGAACCAGATCTATGCAGCCATTGCCGACGCGCTCGGCGTGAAGCTCCAGGCAGTCCATGTATCGTCGTCGTTCTTGGCGGCTTGCAGCCAAGAGGACTACACGGGCGGCTTGATCGGAGATAAAGCGAACTCCGTCGTATTCGACAATACGAAGCTGAAGCGGCTCGTTCCGGGATTCGCGGCGACCACGCGCTTCGATCAAGGAATCAAAGCGACGGTGAACCATATACTGGCCCATCCTGAACTGCAAACCGAAGACCCGGCCTTCGACGCATGGTGCGATAAAGTGATCGATGCGCTGCACGGGGCGGCCGAGGCGGTCAAGGAATCGCTCGCGATGAAGGAATAA
- a CDS encoding FAD-dependent oxidoreductase produces MPSQSQSYSFQRQIETYLHADIIVIGGGPAGTAAAIGAARSGKKVALLEKSAQLGGMGTLANVSIFMPVGNVTGIYREIISEVLAEYLPADHDQSIAPQYSPFLLRQYFNEKMKKENVQVFYHCEFIGTVHEDGRINAVIVSTREGLRAFEAEQFIDCTGDARVAIDAGVPHRTGREEDGLTQPMTLMFMMQNTGKPVTPILPEGCYLYNEVSDLPQGRRLYWEQNNDGSLLVNMSRVKANGAKIEEINYAEVEALRQVYSIAHYLQRTGFETYALTHIAPQTGVRETNQIEGLYTLTEQDVVSGTRFADVVAQTNYEIDIHSPDAKKTTDERHVDGYDIPYRCMVPEAFDNLLVAGRAISATHVAMSSMRVQATCYALGQAAGAAAAISLDTGCSMRDVSMHQLHGELERQGVRFLGQRAGSVQAAD; encoded by the coding sequence ATGCCAAGCCAAAGCCAATCTTATTCATTCCAGCGTCAGATCGAAACTTATTTGCATGCGGACATTATCGTTATCGGAGGGGGCCCTGCGGGCACGGCTGCCGCGATCGGCGCGGCAAGAAGCGGGAAGAAGGTAGCCCTGCTGGAGAAATCGGCGCAATTGGGCGGTATGGGGACGCTCGCTAACGTAAGCATTTTCATGCCTGTCGGCAATGTGACCGGCATCTACCGGGAGATCATCTCCGAGGTGCTGGCGGAATACTTGCCGGCGGATCACGATCAGTCCATCGCGCCGCAATATTCGCCGTTCCTGCTGCGGCAATATTTTAACGAGAAGATGAAGAAAGAGAACGTGCAGGTCTTCTACCATTGCGAATTTATCGGCACGGTTCATGAGGATGGCCGGATCAATGCGGTTATCGTCTCGACGCGCGAAGGGCTGCGGGCTTTCGAAGCCGAGCAGTTCATCGATTGCACGGGCGATGCGCGGGTGGCGATCGACGCGGGCGTCCCTCATCGCACGGGCAGGGAAGAGGATGGCCTCACGCAGCCGATGACGTTAATGTTCATGATGCAGAATACCGGCAAGCCGGTGACGCCCATACTGCCGGAAGGCTGCTACCTCTATAACGAAGTGTCCGATCTGCCGCAAGGACGGAGACTCTATTGGGAGCAAAACAACGACGGTTCGCTGCTCGTCAACATGTCGCGGGTCAAGGCGAACGGCGCGAAGATCGAAGAGATCAACTACGCGGAAGTGGAAGCGCTGCGGCAAGTTTACTCCATCGCGCATTACTTGCAGCGGACGGGGTTCGAGACGTACGCGCTGACGCATATCGCGCCGCAAACGGGCGTCAGGGAGACGAACCAAATCGAGGGGCTCTATACGTTGACCGAGCAGGACGTGGTGAGCGGCACGCGGTTCGCGGACGTGGTCGCGCAGACGAACTATGAAATCGACATCCACAGTCCCGATGCGAAGAAAACGACGGACGAGCGCCATGTCGACGGGTACGACATTCCGTATCGCTGCATGGTGCCCGAGGCGTTCGACAACCTGCTCGTCGCGGGCCGGGCGATCTCCGCGACGCATGTCGCGATGTCGTCCATGCGCGTGCAGGCGACATGTTATGCGCTTGGCCAGGCAGCGGGCGCGGCTGCGGCCATCTCGCTCGATACCGGTTGTTCGATGCGGGACGTTTCCATGCATCAGCTGCACGGCGAGCTGGAACGGCAGGGCGTCCGGTTTCTGGGACAGCGGGCCGGAAGCGTGCAGGCGGCAGATTAA
- a CDS encoding organic hydroperoxide resistance protein, with translation METLYTAIATAEGGRNGRVASSDGVLDVNVRMPKALGGNGEEGTNPEQLFAAGYAACFDSALNLVARMRKVQHTGTDVTAHVSIGKAADGGFELAAQLHVNVDGVDQQTAEELVQAAHGVCPYSRATRGNIDVKLVVNGQH, from the coding sequence ATGGAGACACTATATACCGCAATCGCAACAGCAGAAGGTGGAAGAAACGGCAGGGTGGCCTCGTCCGACGGCGTCTTGGACGTCAATGTGCGGATGCCGAAAGCATTGGGCGGAAACGGCGAGGAAGGCACGAATCCGGAGCAATTGTTCGCCGCAGGCTATGCGGCCTGCTTCGACAGCGCGCTGAATTTGGTGGCTCGCATGCGGAAAGTGCAGCATACGGGAACGGACGTTACGGCGCATGTCAGCATTGGCAAAGCGGCGGACGGCGGATTCGAGCTGGCGGCGCAGCTGCATGTGAACGTGGACGGCGTCGATCAGCAGACCGCCGAGGAGCTTGTTCAGGCGGCGCACGGCGTGTGCCCGTATTCCAGGGCGACCCGCGGCAACATTGACGTGAAGCTGGTCGTGAACGGACAGCATTAA
- a CDS encoding LysR family transcriptional regulator, with protein sequence MEWQQLEYFRVVARTEHFTRAAERLAISQPALSRSITHLEETLGVSLFDRVGRSVKLNAYGRLFLTRVEKGLQEIQDGIHELQQLKDPYTGTVSLAFVMTFGLSLLPDFIGKFNQLYPQVKLQLFQNTTAGIIRQLLDSEADLSILGAIDHRNQLEWQKLLDEELYVYVPAKHRLADRDAIRLEELSQDPFISFKKGYSMRALTDQFCQQAGFTPHIVFEGEDVATVSVLVSSGIGVTLIPSFTGITSNKIKKLRVTEPLCRREIGLAWLKGRTLSPSADLLRTFIQSYFQ encoded by the coding sequence GTGGAATGGCAGCAGCTTGAATATTTTCGCGTGGTCGCCCGGACCGAGCATTTCACGCGGGCGGCTGAACGGCTCGCGATATCGCAGCCCGCGCTGAGCCGGTCGATCACCCACTTGGAGGAGACGCTCGGCGTTTCGTTGTTCGACCGCGTCGGACGCTCCGTGAAGCTGAACGCTTACGGCCGGCTGTTCTTGACCCGGGTCGAGAAGGGGCTGCAGGAGATCCAAGACGGCATCCACGAGCTCCAGCAGTTGAAGGATCCGTACACCGGCACAGTATCGCTCGCATTCGTCATGACCTTCGGACTGAGTCTGCTGCCGGACTTCATCGGCAAGTTCAACCAGCTCTATCCGCAAGTCAAATTGCAGCTCTTCCAGAACACGACCGCCGGGATCATACGGCAGCTGTTAGACAGCGAAGCGGATCTCAGCATATTGGGAGCGATCGACCATCGAAACCAATTGGAATGGCAAAAGCTGCTCGACGAGGAGCTGTACGTGTACGTGCCCGCGAAGCATCGGCTTGCGGACCGGGACGCCATCCGTTTGGAGGAGCTGTCGCAAGATCCGTTCATCAGCTTCAAGAAAGGCTACAGCATGCGCGCGCTGACGGATCAGTTCTGTCAGCAAGCCGGCTTCACGCCGCATATTGTCTTCGAAGGCGAGGACGTGGCCACCGTATCGGTTCTCGTCTCCTCCGGTATCGGAGTGACGCTCATTCCCTCGTTCACGGGCATCACGTCCAATAAAATCAAGAAGCTCCGGGTAACGGAGCCGCTCTGCCGCCGCGAGATTGGCCTTGCATGGCTGAAGGGCCGCACGCTGTCGCCCTCGGCCGATCTGCTGCGCACCTTCATACAGAGCTACTTTCAATAA
- a CDS encoding MFS transporter, which yields MAFIDKGSSAYQRALFSMLLGSIVTFAVLYSPQTLLGEFSEQFQVSPSSASMVISFSTISLAFCMMFVSAFSNAWGRKSIMVVSLFATSVLAILSSFSHSFHLLLVLRLLLGISLSGFPAIAMTYLNEEIAPASIGKVMGVYVGGTAIGGFVGRVIVSLLTDLFDWHIGLLILGLFSFVCSMLFWLYLPRSRNFKPAGISLRIWLDGLKGGLSNKKLLPLYAAGFLLLGGYVTLFNYIGYLLAKPPYGLSQTVIGMLFVFQLVGSWSSFLFGKLADRHSRAGLIALGVILSLLGAAFTLAGSLVWTIIGIVLFACGFFAGHTVASGWVGKMAPQPFKAYASSLYLLFYYLGSSLLGTTGGAFLSAYDWPGVIGLICGLLVMVMILAATLAGRLGLRRVREQH from the coding sequence ATGGCATTCATTGACAAAGGGAGTTCGGCTTACCAGCGCGCGCTGTTCAGCATGCTGCTCGGCAGCATCGTGACATTCGCCGTTCTATATAGTCCGCAAACCTTGCTTGGGGAATTCTCCGAACAATTCCAGGTGTCGCCGTCATCGGCCAGCATGGTGATTTCATTCTCGACCATTTCGCTGGCGTTCTGCATGATGTTCGTCTCGGCCTTCTCGAACGCTTGGGGGAGGAAGAGCATCATGGTCGTCTCGCTGTTCGCGACGTCCGTGCTCGCCATTCTCTCTTCGTTCAGCCATAGCTTTCATCTGCTCCTCGTCCTGCGGCTGCTGCTCGGGATTAGCCTATCGGGGTTCCCGGCGATTGCCATGACTTACTTAAACGAAGAAATCGCGCCGGCCAGCATCGGCAAAGTAATGGGCGTCTACGTGGGCGGAACGGCGATCGGCGGCTTCGTCGGCCGCGTGATCGTCAGCCTGCTGACGGATCTATTCGATTGGCATATCGGGCTGTTGATACTCGGCCTATTCAGCTTCGTCTGCAGCATGCTGTTCTGGCTGTACCTGCCGCGGTCGCGCAACTTCAAGCCGGCGGGCATCTCCTTGCGCATCTGGCTGGACGGGCTGAAGGGCGGTCTATCCAACAAAAAGCTGCTGCCGCTCTATGCGGCCGGCTTCCTGCTGCTCGGCGGCTACGTAACCTTGTTCAACTATATCGGCTACTTGCTCGCCAAGCCTCCGTACGGCTTGAGCCAGACGGTCATCGGCATGCTGTTCGTCTTCCAGTTGGTCGGCTCCTGGAGTTCGTTCCTGTTCGGGAAGCTCGCCGACCGGCACTCGCGCGCGGGGCTGATTGCCCTTGGCGTCATCCTGTCGTTGCTCGGCGCCGCGTTCACGCTCGCCGGCAGTCTCGTCTGGACGATCATCGGCATCGTTCTGTTCGCCTGCGGCTTCTTCGCGGGCCATACGGTCGCAAGCGGCTGGGTGGGCAAGATGGCGCCGCAGCCGTTCAAGGCCTACGCCTCATCGCTTTATCTGCTGTTCTATTATCTGGGTTCCAGCCTGCTCGGCACGACGGGCGGCGCGTTCCTGTCGGCTTACGATTGGCCCGGCGTGATCGGCTTGATCTGCGGCCTGCTCGTCATGGTCATGATTCTAGCGGCCACGCTGGCCGGACGTCTGGGGCTTCGCAGGGTTAGGGAGCAACATTAA
- the pyrH gene encoding UMP kinase has translation MARYRRVLIKLSGGAVAGGSEFGFASERLEHIASEIMSVLDLGVEVAIVIGGGNIFRGNMAETWGIERAEADNIGTLATVINSLMLRGVLKARTGKEIRVMTSIPATSVAEPYIRLRAMHHLEKGYIVIFAGGNGQPFVTTDYPSVQRAIEVNCEALLVAKQGVDGVFDADPKRDSQARKFKSLHYDDVLQRNLTVMDQSAFILARDYKLPMHVFNFDRPGSMRAICEGGDIGTVISGDAGLELE, from the coding sequence ATGGCCAGGTATCGGAGAGTGCTGATCAAGCTTAGCGGCGGGGCGGTTGCGGGAGGTTCGGAATTCGGGTTTGCATCCGAAAGGCTGGAGCATATCGCCAGCGAGATTATGTCGGTGCTCGATCTTGGAGTCGAGGTGGCGATCGTCATCGGCGGCGGTAATATCTTTCGCGGCAATATGGCCGAGACATGGGGCATCGAGCGGGCGGAGGCCGACAACATCGGGACGCTGGCGACGGTCATCAACAGCCTGATGCTTCGCGGCGTATTGAAAGCGAGAACCGGCAAGGAAATTCGCGTCATGACGTCCATACCGGCGACATCGGTAGCGGAGCCTTATATCCGGCTGCGGGCCATGCACCATCTGGAGAAAGGTTATATCGTCATCTTCGCGGGCGGCAACGGGCAGCCGTTCGTGACGACCGATTACCCTTCGGTTCAACGGGCCATCGAAGTGAACTGCGAGGCGCTGTTGGTCGCGAAACAAGGCGTCGACGGCGTGTTTGATGCCGACCCGAAGCGCGACAGCCAAGCGAGGAAGTTCAAATCGCTCCACTACGACGATGTACTGCAGCGGAATTTGACGGTCATGGATCAATCGGCGTTCATTCTGGCGAGAGATTACAAGCTTCCGATGCATGTATTCAATTTCGATCGGCCCGGATCGATGAGGGCGATCTGCGAAGGGGGCGATATCGGAACCGTCATCAGCGGCGATGCAGGACTCGAGTTGGAGTAA
- a CDS encoding EAL domain-containing protein, producing the protein MDPRKIPFPQKILTPAELGTLREEYEEILSVVSFFGDKVLQLLQGTPLLLSVCDDRGFVLHMMGDETIKKTIYDLGISPGVQFTEASMGTNVVNMSLKYNQSPIELIGDDHYHEYLHGSACYAVAFHYTDVNDLLGTLTIMTAKEFQNPMMITMLATTVDSIERELLLRKQNQKLNILNQIIMDNTRNGIVLTSREGEIITFNQYAELFTGRTKEEMLGTEVRFLPSMGEYIYEVIQNGTTFEDIQMSFEHNETEDRLVCLFDAFPLYDEKKKLLGAFGQFRSITDRVKAEERYNYLANHDDLTKLPNRRFFKEKVTSLIHQMQECNRQVAVVCLDLDRFKIINDTLGHSSGDTLLVMVASRLQEILAPDELIARMGGDEFMFAFSQANCEEAAVKRVKDILNVFSEPLNLNGYDFHLTASAGISIYPKDGHNLEELMITADTAMYSAKSRGLNTYALYSPDMNITTRERIVLESSLRKAIENNEFRLHYQPQVDISTGELKGVEALVRWMHPIKGLIPPNDFIPIAEETGLIHQIDTWVLRTACRQNKQWQDEGLPPFRVSVNLSSMEFLDEGLVDVVKSALDESGLDPKYLDLEITETMTMNVEHAIPMLRNLHSLGIQISIDDFGTGYSSLSYLKNFSINRLKIDQSFVRDISKEENGTSIVSVIIAMAHSMNLEVVAEGVEEKEQLRFLQVQKCDEVQGYYFSRPIPAEEFGQSFPELVVKMKKLY; encoded by the coding sequence ATGGATCCGAGGAAGATTCCCTTTCCTCAGAAGATTTTGACACCTGCGGAACTCGGGACTTTAAGAGAAGAGTACGAAGAAATTTTATCGGTGGTCAGTTTCTTCGGCGATAAAGTCTTGCAGCTTCTGCAAGGGACGCCGCTGCTGTTGTCGGTTTGCGACGATCGGGGCTTCGTGCTGCATATGATGGGCGACGAGACGATCAAGAAGACCATTTACGACCTTGGCATCAGCCCGGGCGTCCAATTCACGGAAGCGAGCATGGGAACCAATGTGGTGAACATGTCGCTGAAGTATAATCAGTCGCCCATCGAACTGATCGGCGATGACCATTACCATGAATATCTGCACGGCAGTGCCTGCTATGCGGTCGCATTCCACTATACGGACGTCAATGACCTGCTGGGCACCTTGACGATCATGACCGCCAAGGAATTCCAGAATCCGATGATGATCACGATGCTGGCGACGACGGTCGATTCCATCGAGCGGGAGCTGCTCCTGCGCAAACAGAATCAGAAACTCAATATTTTAAACCAAATCATTATGGATAACACCCGCAACGGCATCGTTCTGACGAGCCGGGAGGGCGAGATCATTACGTTCAACCAATACGCGGAGCTGTTCACCGGCAGAACCAAGGAAGAGATGCTGGGCACGGAGGTCCGCTTCCTCCCGAGCATGGGCGAATATATTTACGAGGTCATCCAGAACGGAACAACCTTCGAAGATATTCAGATGAGCTTCGAGCACAACGAGACCGAAGACCGGCTGGTCTGCTTGTTCGACGCCTTCCCCCTCTATGACGAGAAGAAGAAGCTGCTGGGGGCCTTCGGCCAATTCCGAAGTATCACCGACCGCGTCAAGGCGGAGGAAAGGTACAACTATCTAGCCAATCACGACGACTTAACGAAGCTGCCTAACCGCCGATTCTTTAAGGAGAAGGTGACCTCGCTCATCCACCAGATGCAGGAATGCAACAGGCAGGTCGCCGTCGTATGCCTGGACCTGGACCGGTTCAAAATCATCAACGATACGCTTGGTCACTCCAGCGGCGACACGCTGCTCGTGATGGTTGCCTCGCGGCTGCAAGAAATTCTGGCGCCGGACGAATTGATCGCAAGGATGGGCGGGGATGAATTCATGTTCGCCTTCTCCCAAGCCAATTGCGAGGAAGCAGCCGTGAAGCGGGTCAAGGATATTCTCAACGTGTTCAGCGAGCCGCTTAACCTGAACGGCTATGACTTCCATCTGACGGCAAGCGCGGGCATCTCCATCTACCCGAAGGACGGCCATAATTTGGAAGAGCTGATGATTACGGCGGACACGGCAATGTACAGCGCGAAGAGCCGCGGCTTGAACACCTATGCGTTATATTCGCCCGACATGAACATTACGACCCGCGAGCGGATCGTACTCGAGAGCTCGCTCCGGAAGGCCATCGAGAACAATGAATTCCGGCTGCACTATCAGCCCCAGGTCGACATCAGCACCGGGGAGCTGAAAGGCGTAGAGGCGCTCGTCCGCTGGATGCATCCCATCAAAGGCTTAATACCGCCGAACGATTTTATTCCGATCGCCGAAGAGACGGGGCTCATTCATCAGATCGACACCTGGGTGCTTCGCACCGCCTGCCGGCAGAACAAGCAATGGCAGGATGAGGGGCTGCCTCCGTTTCGCGTTTCCGTCAATCTGTCCTCCATGGAATTTCTGGACGAAGGACTCGTCGACGTAGTCAAGTCCGCGCTGGACGAATCCGGCCTGGACCCGAAGTATTTGGACCTCGAGATTACCGAGACGATGACGATGAACGTCGAGCATGCCATTCCGATGCTGCGCAATCTGCACTCCTTGGGCATTCAAATCAGTATCGACGATTTCGGAACCGGCTACAGCTCCTTGAGCTACCTGAAGAATTTCTCCATTAACCGGTTGAAGATCGACCAGAGCTTCGTGAGAGACATCAGCAAAGAAGAGAATGGGACGAGCATCGTCAGCGTTATTATCGCAATGGCCCATAGCATGAATTTGGAAGTCGTCGCGGAAGGCGTGGAGGAGAAAGAACAGCTGCGCTTCTTGCAGGTACAGAAATGCGATGAAGTGCAGGGTTATTACTTCAGCCGGCCTATTCCCGCGGAGGAATTCGGGCAGTCCTTTCCAGAGCTGGTAGTCAAAATGAAAAAGCTGTACTGA
- a CDS encoding thiamine pyrophosphate-binding protein yields MPTVSNVLVKHLSQWGVTHAFGIPGKPITPLILEMDHAGITFVLSKHEEGAGLEAAGYSLVREGLGVAVGTAGPGGINMLTAAGQALFTNLPVLFITGSPPIGEIGKVLGQDSTMFGTDLVKMFEPVTKFSARVDRGDLLRVYLEHAMDRAFTGVRGPVHLCIPHDVLSEQIADFDLPLPDAYPSTIASNLDMAASLLADAKRPLLFLGGALHAQHAYREVEAFAKKWSLPVATTPGGKGVFRTDHPLHLGPYGLGGNARTEAYLNKGVDLMIVVGSQLSDLEIPGLSPSMYPKHVIHFDHDSRFIGRALPVPTTPVLGNIRANLQAMLKFADIHVPPRELPAAEEADYEQEPGPYLRGKQVMEVLREQLPADTLVYGDAGSHSFYAIKHFDIQVPGTFYFEEVYATMGRAIGYAVGAKFGAPERTVACLTGDGCMFMNGTEVSTAANYDAPVLFLVANNSSIDMVDKGMARHLGKAVGTTYKVPLDAAKFGEALGAKGYRCETTDELRSALADALQSNRTCVIDIIMDPQEIPPTMKRG; encoded by the coding sequence ATGCCGACAGTAAGCAATGTTCTTGTTAAGCATTTGTCCCAGTGGGGAGTAACCCACGCGTTCGGAATTCCAGGAAAGCCCATCACGCCTCTTATACTTGAAATGGATCATGCGGGGATTACTTTCGTGCTCAGCAAACACGAGGAAGGAGCCGGCCTGGAGGCAGCGGGCTATTCCCTTGTGCGGGAAGGCCTCGGCGTCGCCGTCGGCACGGCCGGTCCGGGCGGCATCAATATGCTGACCGCGGCAGGACAGGCGCTCTTCACGAATTTGCCCGTGTTATTCATTACCGGCTCCCCTCCGATCGGAGAAATCGGTAAAGTGCTTGGCCAGGACAGCACGATGTTCGGGACGGACCTTGTCAAAATGTTCGAGCCCGTGACGAAATTCAGCGCCCGCGTGGATCGCGGCGACCTGCTCAGAGTATACCTGGAGCATGCGATGGACCGCGCGTTTACCGGCGTCCGTGGGCCTGTCCATCTGTGCATACCTCATGATGTCCTGTCGGAACAAATCGCGGATTTCGATCTGCCGCTTCCTGATGCCTATCCGTCGACCATCGCATCGAACCTGGATATGGCGGCATCGCTGCTCGCCGATGCGAAGCGCCCGCTGCTGTTTCTCGGAGGAGCGCTGCATGCGCAGCATGCCTACCGCGAAGTCGAGGCTTTCGCCAAGAAGTGGTCGCTGCCCGTGGCGACGACGCCTGGAGGCAAAGGGGTGTTCCGTACGGATCACCCGCTGCATCTCGGCCCGTATGGATTGGGCGGAAATGCCCGCACGGAGGCGTATCTGAACAAAGGCGTCGATCTGATGATCGTCGTCGGGAGCCAGCTAAGCGACTTGGAGATTCCGGGGCTTTCCCCATCGATGTATCCGAAGCATGTCATCCACTTCGATCACGATTCGCGGTTTATCGGACGGGCATTGCCCGTGCCGACGACGCCGGTGCTTGGGAACATTCGCGCGAATTTGCAGGCGATGCTGAAATTTGCCGACATTCACGTCCCGCCGCGGGAGCTGCCCGCAGCCGAAGAGGCGGATTATGAGCAAGAGCCCGGTCCTTATCTCCGCGGCAAGCAAGTGATGGAGGTGCTGCGCGAACAACTGCCTGCGGATACGCTCGTTTACGGCGACGCCGGCAGTCACTCGTTCTACGCGATCAAGCATTTCGATATCCAGGTGCCGGGTACGTTTTATTTCGAAGAAGTCTACGCCACCATGGGAAGGGCGATCGGCTACGCGGTCGGCGCGAAGTTCGGAGCGCCCGAACGAACCGTTGCCTGTCTGACCGGCGACGGCTGCATGTTCATGAACGGCACGGAAGTGTCGACGGCGGCGAATTACGATGCGCCCGTTCTCTTCCTGGTCGCGAACAACTCGAGCATCGATATGGTCGACAAAGGGATGGCGCGGCATTTGGGCAAAGCGGTCGGGACAACGTACAAGGTGCCGCTGGATGCGGCCAAGTTCGGGGAAGCGCTCGGCGCCAAGGGGTATCGCTGCGAGACGACGGATGAATTGCGGTCGGCGCTCGCGGACGCGCTGCAATCGAATCGAACCTGCGTCATCGATATCATCATGGATCCGCAAGAAATACCCCCGACCATGAAGCGGGGATAA
- a CDS encoding carboxymuconolactone decarboxylase family protein yields the protein MEPNQTNQERYEAGIKTLQTMVGDHGVQMIQQIGEFFPDFGHTLISFGFGDLYSRDTLTLKEREIITITSLITQGAMEQLPFHVHAALNVGMQPQEVLEIVLHCGGYAGFPKACGALDVVRKVFQERGILQAV from the coding sequence ATGGAACCGAATCAAACCAATCAAGAGCGTTATGAAGCAGGCATTAAGACGCTGCAGACCATGGTCGGCGATCATGGCGTGCAAATGATCCAGCAAATCGGCGAGTTTTTCCCCGATTTCGGGCACACGTTAATCTCCTTCGGCTTCGGCGATCTGTACTCGCGAGATACGCTCACCTTGAAGGAGCGCGAGATCATAACGATTACTTCGCTGATTACGCAAGGTGCGATGGAGCAGCTGCCGTTCCATGTCCATGCCGCGCTCAATGTCGGCATGCAACCGCAGGAAGTGCTTGAGATCGTGCTGCACTGCGGCGGATATGCCGGATTTCCGAAGGCATGCGGCGCGTTGGACGTGGTACGGAAAGTGTTCCAGGAACGCGGTATTCTTCAGGCCGTCTAA